In Candidatus Hadarchaeales archaeon, one DNA window encodes the following:
- a CDS encoding 4Fe-4S binding protein: MEDPFLYLMESLGFPESSLLRQILEYLMTPEQAKVAASLPGSVQEVSQKLGMPEEKVREILEDLWKKGLVFPKDFDRRDFFRFARDLVQLHDATLATQQLDLEKDKKYFQLWYDFGRKEFYKGMGELLGSIFLEPIWRVIPASGAIKGMEGVLPCEDIVQIVNSQTHLAVVPCSCRLVKEGVGEPCKYTKEKEVWHCTQFHRGAEYVVKRGSGKSLNKEEALKVLEKAERDGLVHMGPNHSKLTINTICNCCPDCCEFFNFYRYGGIPPEKLTAKSRFEAYVDQERCTGCQTCLERCPFEAVELVRPEGSKKYKARVIPEKCFGCGVCVVGCEKGAMKFRLVRPPEHIPPG, from the coding sequence ATGGAGGATCCTTTCCTGTACCTGATGGAGAGTTTGGGTTTTCCTGAGTCCTCCCTTCTCCGACAAATCTTGGAATACCTAATGACCCCAGAACAGGCAAAGGTGGCCGCCTCCCTTCCGGGAAGTGTTCAGGAAGTATCACAAAAATTAGGAATGCCCGAAGAAAAGGTTAGGGAAATCCTCGAAGACTTGTGGAAGAAAGGTCTTGTTTTTCCGAAGGATTTCGACAGAAGGGATTTCTTCAGGTTTGCGAGGGATCTGGTACAACTTCACGATGCTACCCTAGCTACCCAACAGTTAGACCTCGAAAAGGACAAAAAATATTTCCAGCTCTGGTATGACTTCGGAAGGAAGGAATTTTACAAGGGGATGGGTGAGCTCCTCGGTTCCATCTTCTTGGAACCCATCTGGAGGGTCATACCGGCCAGCGGTGCCATCAAAGGGATGGAGGGAGTGCTACCATGTGAGGATATTGTGCAAATCGTCAATTCCCAAACCCACCTCGCGGTGGTACCTTGCTCCTGTAGGCTTGTGAAGGAAGGAGTGGGAGAACCCTGCAAATATACCAAAGAAAAGGAAGTCTGGCACTGCACCCAATTTCATAGGGGGGCGGAGTACGTGGTGAAGAGAGGATCGGGTAAGTCCCTGAACAAGGAGGAGGCCCTGAAGGTTTTGGAGAAGGCGGAAAGGGATGGGCTGGTGCACATGGGGCCCAACCACTCCAAGCTCACCATCAACACCATCTGCAACTGCTGTCCGGACTGCTGCGAGTTCTTCAACTTCTACAGGTACGGCGGGATCCCTCCCGAGAAGCTCACCGCCAAGAGCAGGTTCGAGGCCTACGTGGACCAAGAGAGGTGCACCGGCTGCCAGACCTGTCTGGAGAGGTGCCCCTTCGAGGCGGTGGAACTGGTGAGGCCGGAGGGGAGCAAAAAGTACAAGGCCAGGGTGATCCCCGAGAAATGCTTCGGCTGCGGGGTTTGCGTGGTGGGGTGCGAGAAAGGGGCGATGAAGTTCAGGCTGGTCAGACCTCCCGAGCACATCCCACCGGGTTGA